GGGTTGGTATCCGGGATCACCTCTCCCGCGGGCATCTCGGTAAGGTCGGGAGGGAGTTGAGGTTCCTGTTCCGCCTCCTGGACCCCCTTCGCTGGTATCCCCTTCCAGAAACTGTCGAAGTACTCCCCGAAAAGGGCCCATTCCGTATCGTTGGATACGAAGTGGGTCCGCAGTGTAGAGAAAAAATCCCTCCTCTCAGCGATGTCTATCGCCTGCAGTCCCTGCAAAGCCCCCAGGACGTTTGAGGCGTAGACACGGAATCCCCGGTCCCTCAGATAGTGCGAAAATGCGACGATGCGTTCCGCGAGGTTTCCGTTATCAGCCGTCGGAATCGGGCTCAAGGTATTCACCCCGCTTCTCAGGATCCTGCCAGATGTCCCGTTCAAACATCCGGATGTCGTCCTGGTATTTTAAGATACATCCGAGGGTCTCCCGGACCACCTCCGGGTCCAGTTCCCTGCGCTCCATGGCGATCAAGGCGCGGGCCCAGTCGAGGGTTTCCGACACCCCGGGTTTTTTAAGAAAGTCCAGGGACCGCACCTTTTGCATGAATCGGGTCACCTGACGGGCCAGGGCCTCGTCGATTCCGGGAAGCCGCGTTTTGACTATCCGCAGTTCCTTTTCGAACGACGGGTAGTCGATCCAATGGTAAAGGCAGCGCCTTTTCAAGGCGTCATGCACATCCCGGGTGCGGTTGGAAGTTACCACCACCAGGGGACGTTCCCTGGCCTTGAAGGTCCCGATTTCCGGAATCGTGACCTGGAAATCAGCCAGGATTTCCAAGAGAAAGGCTTCGAATTCCTCGTCGGACCGGTCGATTTCATCAATGAGGAGAACGGGGGGTTTATGATCGGCACCCATGACGGCCTGAAGAAGCGGCCGCTGGATGAGAAACTCCGGCCCGTAAAGGGTCCGCTCAATCTCCTCCTTCCTCTTTGTTCCCTGCTCCTCGAGTCGCAAATGAAGAAGCTGCTTGGGATAGTTCCATTCGTAAAGGGCAGCGGAGGCATCC
The genomic region above belongs to Deltaproteobacteria bacterium and contains:
- a CDS encoding MoxR family ATPase, producing MGTFRHFQSIDQVEEELAGARYIADRSLATVLFLSYRLQKPVFLEGEPGVGKTEVAVVMARLFETELIRLQCYEGLDASAALYEWNYPKQLLHLRLEEQGTKRKEEIERTLYGPEFLIQRPLLQAVMGADHKPPVLLIDEIDRSDEEFEAFLLEILADFQVTIPEIGTFKARERPLVVVTSNRTRDVHDALKRRCLYHWIDYPSFEKELRIVKTRLPGIDEALARQVTRFMQKVRSLDFLKKPGVSETLDWARALIAMERRELDPEVVRETLGCILKYQDDIRMFERDIWQDPEKRGEYLEPDSDG